A portion of the Coturnix japonica isolate 7356 chromosome 4, Coturnix japonica 2.1, whole genome shotgun sequence genome contains these proteins:
- the USO1 gene encoding general vesicular transport factor p115, giving the protein PTPGAFQIQKLCDRVASSTLLDDRRDAVRALKALSKKYRLEVGIQAMEHLVHVLQTDRSDSEIIGYALDTLYNVISNDLEEEEQEENSPKQGDDLGSQFTEIFIKQPENVTLLLTLVEEFDFHVRWPGVKLLTSLLKQQGPQVQQIILVSPMGVSRLMDLLADSREVIRNDGVLLLQQLTKSNAAIQKIVAFENAFERLLDIVTEEGNSDGGIVVEDCLLLLQNLLKNNNSNQNFFKEGSYIQRMKPWFEVGDDNCGWSAQKVTNLHLMLQLVRVLVSPTNPPGATTSCQKAMFHCGLLQQLCTILMATGVPADILTETINTVSEVIRGCQMNQDYFASVNAPSNPPRPAIVVLLMSMVNERQPFVLRCAVLYCFQCFLYKNHKGQGEIVSTLLPSTIDGSSVSAGQLLCGGLFSTDSLSNWCAAVALAHALQENAALKEQLLRVQLATSIGNPPVSLLQQCTNILSQGDKIDRRGSKVQTRVGLLMLLCTWLSNCSIAVTHFLHNPANVPFLTGQIAENLGEEEQLVQGLCALLLGISIYYNDNSLENYRKEKLKQLIEKRIGRENFVEKLGFISKHELYSRAAQKPQPGFSSPEQMMFDHEFTKLVKELEGVISKAIYKSSEEDKKEEEVKKTLEQHDNIVTHYKKVIREQDQELEELKQQVSTLKSQNEQLQVTVTQQVSQIQQHKDQYNLLKVQLGKDTQHHSSHGDTVQVNGIQLEEVSKLREELEDWRNRHEQLQGQLKEKDAVIENLKSLQLETGTEQSSQLSSSGGMEHSAELQKELEMLRTQIQLQAAEISKLQTENQKLQAMRTAVDPSLGASSAVASRSSEKEGRLLQELGELQSEVKALSEEKASLQQQLDSSSSTVAILQDEKSKLQQEVAEAKKEQDDLLVLLADQDQKLSALRSKLKDLGMPVEDEDDIESGDQADEDEDGDEEEQD; this is encoded by the exons CCTACGCCCGGTGCTTTCCAGATCCAGAAGCTGTGCGACCGGGTGGCCTCTTCTACTCTGCTAGATGACCGACGAGACGCCGTACGCGCCCTTAAAGCGCTGTCAAAG AAGTACCGGCTGGAGGTGGGCATCCAAGCCATGGAGCACCTAGTACACGTCCTGCAGACTGACCG ttcaGATTCTGAAATAATTGGATATGCCTTGGACACGCTCTACAATGTCATATCGAATGACCTAGAAGAGGAGGAACAAG AGGAGAACTCGCCAAAACAAGGTGATGACTTGGGGAGTCAGTTCACAGAGATCTTCATTAAGCAGCCAGAGAATGTCACACTGCTGCTGACACTCGTGGAG GAATTTGATTTCCATGTCCGTTGGCCTGGAGTGAAGCTCCTCACCTCTCTCCTAAAGCAGCAAGGGCCTCAGGTACAGCAGATCATCCTCGTCAGTCCCATGG GTGTGTCCAGACTGATGGATTTACTAGCAGACTCCAGAGAGGTTATACGCAATGAT GGAGTCTTATTGTTACAGCAGCTGACAAAAAGCAATGCAGCCATACAGAAGATCGTTGCCTTTGAAAATGCCTTCGAGAGACTTCTGGATATTGTaacagaagaaggaaacagTGATGGAG GAATAGTGGTGGAAGACTGTCTCCTCCTTCTACAAAACTTACTGAAGAATAACAATTCCAATCAGAACTTCTTTAAAGAAGGTTCCTACATTCAGCGCATGAAGCCGTGGTTTGAAGTTGGCGATGACAACTGCGGTTGGTCTGCACAGAAAGTAACGAATCTCCATCTCATGCTGCAG cttGTTCGAGTGCTTGTGTCCCCCACAAACCCCCCAGGTGCTACCACCAGCTGCCAGAAGGCCATGTTTCACTGTGGGTTGCTACAGCAGCTCTGTACCATCCTGATGGCAACCGGAGTTCCTGCTGATATCCTGACAGAG ACCATTAACACTGTGTCAGAGGTCATCCGAGGGTGCCAGATGAACCAGGACTACTTTGCCTCTGTGAATGCACCTTCAAACCCACCAAG GCCTGCCATCGTGGTGCTGCTGATGTCTATGGTGAATGAGAGGCAGCCCTTTGTGCTccgctgtgctgtgctctaTTGCTTCCAGTGCTTTTTGTACAAAAACCAcaaaggacaaggggaaattgtcTCAACGCTTCTGCCATCTACCATTGACG GGAGCTCTGTGTCAGCTGGACAACTGCTCTGTGGGGGCCTCTTCTCCACGGACTCACTCTCCAACTGGTGTGCTGCTGTGGCCCTGGCCCACGCACTGCAGGAGAACGCCGCTTTGAAGGAGCAGCTCCTGCGGGTGCAGCTGGCAACAAGCATTGGCAACCCACCTGTGTCGCTGCTGCAACAGTGTACCAACATACTCTCACAG GGCGATAAGATCGACAGACGG GGCAGCAAAGTGCAGACCCGGGTTGGActgctgatgctgctctgcACGTGGCTAAGCAACTGCTCCATTGCTGTCACTCACTTCCTGCACAACCCAGCCAACGTGCCCTTT CTGACGGGACAGATTGCTGAGAACCTGGgagaggaggagcagctggtgCAGGGCCTCTGTGCATTGCTGCTCGGCATCTCCATCTACTACAACGACAACTCTCTGGAAAACTACAGGAA AGAGAAGCTGAAGCAGCTCATTGAGAAGAGGATTGGGCGGGAGAACTTTGTTGAGAAGCTTGGCTTCATCAGCAAGCATGAGCTGTAttccagagctgcacagaagCCACAGCCTGGCTTCTCCAGCCCTGAGCAGATGATGTTTGATCATGAATTCACCAAACTGGTGAAGGAACTGGAAG GTGTCATAAGTAAAGCTATCTACAAGTCCagtgaagaagataaaaaagaggaggaggtcAAGAAGACCCTGGAGCAGCATGACAACATAGTGACCCACTACAAGAAGGTTATCAGAGAACAG gatcAGGAGCTTGAGGAGTTAAAACAACAAGTTAGCACATTAAAATCTCAAAACGAGCAGCTTCAGGTGACAGTCACGCAGCAAGTGTCGCAGATCCAGCAGCATAAGGACCAATACAACCTCCTTAAAGTGCAGCTAG GAAAGGACACGCAGCACCACAGTTCCCATGGTGACACAGTGCAGGTGAATGGCATTCAGCTGGAAGAAGTGAGCAAATTGCGAGAGGAGCTGGAGGACTGGAGGAACAGGCATGAGCAGCTACAGGGGCAGCTCAAGGAGAAGGATGCTGTGATTGAGAACCTG AAGTCTTTGCAGCTGGAAACGGGGACAGAACAGTCCtcacagctgagcagctctggaggCATGGAACACAGTGCTGAATTGCAAAAG GAATTGGAGATGCTCAGGACTCAGATCCAATTGCAGGCTGCAGAGATCTCGAAGCTTCAGACTGAGAACCAGAAGCTACAAGCCATG cgCACAGCCGTAGATCCTTCGTTGGGTGCCAGCAGTGCAGTGGCATCGAGGAGCTCAGAGAAGGAGGGCCGGCTGCTACaggagctgggggagctgcag AGTGAAGTCAAAGccctttcagaggaaaaagcatcACTACAGCAGCAGTTGGACTCTTCTAGCAGCACGGTAGCCATCCTTCAGGATGAGAAgagcaaactgcagcaggaggtggctGAAGCCAAGAAGGAGCAGGATGACCTGCTGGTGCTGCTCGCTGACCAGGACCAGAAGCTGTCTGCCCTCAGGAGCAAGCTGAAGGACCTGGGGATGCCG GTGGAGGATGAAGATGACATTGAATCTGGAGATCAAgcagatgaagatgaggatggagatgaagaGGAGCAGGACTGA